The region GACCTCGGTGGCTACGCCCCTCGCACGAAGCAGGCTTACATCGAGTGCATCCGTATGATGGCGAAGTTCCATCACAAGTCGCCGGCGGAGCTCGGGCAGGCCGAGATCCGGGCCTGGGTGAAGCACCTGGTGGACAAGAAGCAGAGCCCGCAGCGATTGCGCCAGCACTTCGCGGCGCTGCGGTTCCTGTACGGCAAGACGCTCGGCAAGCCGGCGTTGGTGTCGTTCCTGTCGTGGCCGAAGGATCCCGTGCGCCTGCCGGTGGTGCTGAGCGCCGGGGAGGTGTCGCGACTGCTGGACGCTCTGGCGACACCGCGCTTCGCGGTGTTCTTCACCACGGTGTACGCGGCAGGACTGCGGCTCGGCGAGGCGTGCCGGCTCGAGACGCGCGACATCGACGCCCAGCGCGGCGTGATCCACGTGCGTGGTGGTAAGGGCGGCAAGGAGCGGCTGGTGATGCTGAGCCCGCAGCTACTCGCGCTGTTGCGAGCGTACTGGAAGCGGGAGCGTCCGGCGGCACCGTGGCTGTTTGCGTCGCGGACGGGCACGCACCTGGCGCCGGAGGTCGCGCGCAAGGCCCTGAAGCGTGCCGCGCAGCAGGCGAAGCTCGACAAGAAGAAGGTGACGCCACACGTGCTGCGCCACAGCTTCGCCACGCATCTGCTGGAGAGCGGGACCGACCTGCGCGTGATCCAGGTGCTGCTCGGCCACTCGAGCATCAAGTCGACCACGCGCTACGCCGCCGTGTCGGCCAAGACGATCACCAGGACGCGGAGCCCGCTGGAGCGCTTGCGCCGGACGGGCTGAAGTCCGCGTGGCCGCCCGTCCGGCATCCGCCGGGCGGCCGCACTTCGACATCGCCGACATCGTGCGGCAGCACCGCGACGCGCTCGAAGCCGAGGTGCACCTGACGCTTGCCCAGCTCCGGGTGCTCTCGGCCATCGGGCTGTGCCGCACTGCCGCGCTCGGCGGCCACGTCGATGTCTGCCGCGCGTGCGGATACGAGCATCCGTCGTATAACTCCTGCCGCAACCGGCACTGTCCCAAGTGCCAAGCCCTGGCGCAGGAGCGCTGGATTGCTGCGCGCTCGAAGCGCTTGCTCGACGTGCCGCACTTTCACGTGGTGTTCACGCTGCCCGGCGAGCTGCGCGCGCTCGCGAGGTACCGCCCTCGCGCGATCTTCGACGCGTTGTTCACTGCGGCGAGCGAGACGCTGCTCGACCTCGGCGACTCGCGCCTCGGCGCCCGGCCCGGCGTCACGGCCGTGCTGCACACCTGGACGCGCGACCTGCGCTTCCACCCGCACGTCCACGCCATCGTCACTGCCGGCGGTCTCGCCACGGACTCGTCACGCTGGGTGGCGTCGAGCACCAAGTACCTGTTCCCCGTGAAGGTCATGGGCGAGCTGCTCCGCGGCAAGATGCTCGATGCGCTGCGACGGCTGCATGCGGACGGAGCCTTCCGCGGCTTCGACGCATTCGACGACCCGGAAGGCTTCGAGCGGCTGGCGACGCGCCTCGCCCGCGTGCGCTGGCACGTCTACGCCAAGAAGCCATTCCGCAAAGTGCTCCACGTGCTGCGCTATCTCGGCCGCTACACCCACCGCGTCGCGATCTCGTCGAGTCGGCTCGTCGCCATCACCCACGATGCCGTCACCTTCCGTACGAAGAATGGCAAGACTGTCACCCTCACGCCTGTGGAGTTCCTGCGACGCTTCATTCAGCACGTCCTACCCGACGGTCTGCACAAGATCCGTCACTACGGACTCTACGCCGGCGTCAACGCCCACGCACTGCCATCTCTTGCGGCCGCAACACTCCAGCCCGCGTCGATGTCACCTCCGCGTCGTGGCCCGAGCTGCTTCTGGCCATCACCGGACGCGACGTGACGCGATGTCCGCGCTGTGGCGGCGCGCTCGACCACACGCCCGTCGTCGCATCCGCTCGCGCTCCGCCTGCGCAGGAGGCCGCATGAGATCCGGCGCATTCAGGCTGTACCTCTTCGGGTGCGCCACCGCCGTGCTCCGTCCATCGCCCCCTCCGCGCCTGCCTTCAACGACCGGTGCACCGCTGCAGCCCGCCCCTCGCGCGTCACCCGGTGCCGCCCGCCACGCTCACTCCGCGCGCCGTCAGGATCCATGACCGTCTCGACCGCCGCCGCGATCCTCGAATCCCCATAGACTGCCAGCGCATTCCGCCCGCCGCTCCGGGCTTGTTCAACGCCGCGCTTCACGGCGGACGTGCTACGCCACGACGAGCCCCGTAGCGACCTCTTGTGCGTCGCCCGTGAAGCGCTCAGAGTTAGGCGGACTGATGTGGGCACTGGTCGTGTTTGCCTTCCTTTGGAATGGCGCGGCGGTTGCGCTCGGTTTGGTCGGTGCCGTGCGTCCTCAACTCCGATCGCATTGTGCGAAATGGGCCGGGCGCCAGATGCTATTCGCTGGAGGCGCGCTGGTTCTGTTTCCGGTTCTCGGCGTTGCGTGCAACGCTCTCACCGCCGGTGCCGCCACAGAGGCTGCCCATGGAATTGGGCTCTTTCTTGGTGCGAGTATTTGGCTTGCCTGCGGACTCGTTCCCATGACGGCGATGGCTTTCCTCTCCGCTCGGAAGCGCGCGCGCACCAGCGCGGCCCCTCAAGACGGCAAGAGCGAGTGACCACCGCAATCGCGAGAGCCGCCCAACAAGCACCCTGAGACGGACCGCAAGTCCTAATTTGGATTTTCGCTAGCGTATGTGAGCAACGGCGCGTTGCGCTTGCGGAGGGCGTTGAGGTAGCGAGCTTCGTCGTAGGGGGCGCGCTCGACCCAGCAGCGGTACAGGATGCGGATCCACTTGAAGGCGAGTGCCCGCAAGGCGGCGTTGTGGGAGGCGCCCTTGGCGCGATGTCGCTCGTAGAAGGCCTTGGCCCAGTAGGAGCGAGGGATGGTCTCCTTGGTCCACTCGACGAAGGTCTGGCGTAGAAACGTGTTGCAGGCGTAGCGCCAGTGCACCCAGTGTTTGTTCCCGCTGCGCTCGGTCACCGGCGCGATGCCTCCATACTTCTGCAGGGCTGCCGCGTTGGTGAAGCGCTCTCGGCGTTCACCGAAAGCAACGAGCAGCCTCGGCGCGAGGACAGGACCTGCACCCGGCAGCTTGGCGAAGAGCTGGAAGTCCGGCAGGGAGGCAGCCAGACGAGCTATCTCCCGGTCCAGGCGCTCGATGGCGCTGCAGACGGCGCGCAGCTGCGAAAGCAGGAGTGACACCGTGAGCTGTGCGGGCTCGATGACTCCGGGGTCCAGGGTCAATGCTCGCTCGGCTTTCAGCTCGGCGATGCGGCGCTCAATGGTGTCAGTGCGCCGGACGCTGTGGTCGTGGAAGAACCTCACGAGCGTTTCGCGACGCGCGCGCTGTGCGGCCTGCAGCGTTGGCCACTGCTCGAGAAAGTCCATGAACACGTCGGTGAACTTGTCGCGAAACCAGGACAGAACCAGTGGGAAGTAAGCCTTGAGCGCGTGGGTCATGCGGTTGGTGATGGCAACGCGGTCCTCGACAAATGCCCGCCGTTCCTGAACCAGCTTCCGCAACTGGCGCATCGGCACGCTATCTCGGCGCAGGGGCTCGAGTCGTTCCCGGTGGCGCTCGAAGTAGTCCAGTGCGAGCTCGGCGTCGGTCGGGTCGTCCTTCGCTCCACTCGGCACGAAGGTCTTTCGGTACCGCGCCAGCGTGCTCGGGTTGATGGGGAAGATGACAATGAAGTCGTACTCCAGCAGCGCTGAGACGATGGGGCCTTGCTCGAGTTCGACGATCACCGCGACGGGAGCGCCCTCGAAGCGCTTGCGCAGTCCTTCCACCCAGTCCTGCAGCGCCACGGGACGGTGCTGGACGACGCCTCGCTCGAGCTCGTCAGCGCCCTGCGCTCGGATGCAGACATCGTGCTTCTTGTCGGCCCAATCCAGACCGATGACAGCTGCGAATTCCGTGGTTCCTTCCTGCATGCGACCTCCTCGGCTACTGTGGGGATCGGGACATGCACAGCCAGGCCCTGCGAAGGCGATATGGTGAGCCGGTCCAGCGGCTTTCCCTGAGTGTTCGTTTTCGGGCAAGGCGCTCTCGCGGACTCGAAGGCTTGTTAGAGAGCATCACGTGCTCGGCGTTGCTGTTCGTAGTCCGCGAGTGCATGTCCCGCTTTCTATTCTCCAGGTCCCACCAAGAAACCTGACTGCGGAACGGAACACCCATAAAGCAGTTGCAGCAGGCGGTCGCGCCCCGTTCTCAGGCGCAACCGCCCGCCCCTCGCCCGTGGTGAGTACCACGGGCTCGGTGGTGGCGACTTGTTGGCTTAAGGTCTTGTACTGCGGCCGCTGCTGAACAGCGATACGTTAGGCCGACGAAGACCATGGTTGGTCTACTGCTGCGACCGCTGCTGAACGGCGGTACGTTAGACGGACGTGACCGCCACTTGGAGAGACCTGCCGGGCTGTACGTCATGTGGACGTGATCCCTTCGTGACGGTCGCGCGTGGCGCCGCTTGTGCACCATGTCTTCGCAACTTGTGCGCCTCCGCAGTGACTTCGTGGGAGAACTGGTTCGCGGAGGTCGCTCCCGACTGCCTAAAGGCAGCAGTCCTCGCACCCGACGACGCCACGACCCATGCCGACCTCGCCGTCGCCTATTCGGAAATGGG is a window of Polyangiaceae bacterium DNA encoding:
- a CDS encoding site-specific integrase; the protein is MSKLRKQMMQDLDLGGYAPRTKQAYIECIRMMAKFHHKSPAELGQAEIRAWVKHLVDKKQSPQRLRQHFAALRFLYGKTLGKPALVSFLSWPKDPVRLPVVLSAGEVSRLLDALATPRFAVFFTTVYAAGLRLGEACRLETRDIDAQRGVIHVRGGKGGKERLVMLSPQLLALLRAYWKRERPAAPWLFASRTGTHLAPEVARKALKRAAQQAKLDKKKVTPHVLRHSFATHLLESGTDLRVIQVLLGHSSIKSTTRYAAVSAKTITRTRSPLERLRRTG
- a CDS encoding IS91 family transposase gives rise to the protein MAARPASAGRPHFDIADIVRQHRDALEAEVHLTLAQLRVLSAIGLCRTAALGGHVDVCRACGYEHPSYNSCRNRHCPKCQALAQERWIAARSKRLLDVPHFHVVFTLPGELRALARYRPRAIFDALFTAASETLLDLGDSRLGARPGVTAVLHTWTRDLRFHPHVHAIVTAGGLATDSSRWVASSTKYLFPVKVMGELLRGKMLDALRRLHADGAFRGFDAFDDPEGFERLATRLARVRWHVYAKKPFRKVLHVLRYLGRYTHRVAISSSRLVAITHDAVTFRTKNGKTVTLTPVEFLRRFIQHVLPDGLHKIRHYGLYAGVNAHALPSLAAATLQPASMSPPRRGPSCFWPSPDAT
- a CDS encoding IS110 family transposase; translation: MQEGTTEFAAVIGLDWADKKHDVCIRAQGADELERGVVQHRPVALQDWVEGLRKRFEGAPVAVIVELEQGPIVSALLEYDFIVIFPINPSTLARYRKTFVPSGAKDDPTDAELALDYFERHRERLEPLRRDSVPMRQLRKLVQERRAFVEDRVAITNRMTHALKAYFPLVLSWFRDKFTDVFMDFLEQWPTLQAAQRARRETLVRFFHDHSVRRTDTIERRIAELKAERALTLDPGVIEPAQLTVSLLLSQLRAVCSAIERLDREIARLAASLPDFQLFAKLPGAGPVLAPRLLVAFGERRERFTNAAALQKYGGIAPVTERSGNKHWVHWRYACNTFLRQTFVEWTKETIPRSYWAKAFYERHRAKGASHNAALRALAFKWIRILYRCWVERAPYDEARYLNALRKRNAPLLTYASENPN